ATACCTGTAAGTCCTGGTAGAAATATTTCGTTCTTGATAGAAACTGCTATAATGAATGAAAGAATAAAGAGAAGAAGGTAAAACAATGATAAGAAAAAAATTTACTATAACAGGTAAATATGGTGTCCATCTCAGACCAGCAGTTAGAATTTATGAAACAGTGAAAGATTTTAAGTCAAGAGTTGAGATAAAAAAAGATGATAATGTTGTTGATGCACGAAGCACTCTTGGTATCATCGTTCTTAATATCCTACCAGGTGATACAATTGAAGTAATTGCTAATGGTGTAGATGAAGAGGAAGTTATTCAGAAACTAACTGAATTAATTGAACATAAAAGGCTAGAAGAAGACAAAGATGATTAGAAATCAAATGTAGGATAATATATCATCAACTTTAGTCAATCTTATTAAGTCTCTACCCATAACTATGTAGTCAGCACCACTGGCGAATGCTTCTCTAGGGGTCGTTATCCGTTTTTGGTCGTCAACATTTGAACTTATCCTCACCCCCGGTGTAATTACCGTTATGCCATCAAACCTATTCTTTAAAATCTTAACCTCCATCGGAGAGCAAACAAAATGTGTGATACCACATCCAATACCTAACTCAACTAGTCTCAAAACTTCATCAACAATACTATTACATATACCAATTTCTCTGATAGTATCATCAGTGAAACTCGTTAGCACTGAAACACCAACTGGTATTGTGTTACACTCTTTGGAGACTTCAGCGGCAACCCTAATTGTATCTCTACCCGAGAGTAAGTGAATAGTTATCATATCTGAAAATCTTGACACTACCCTTATGTGTTTCTCCACCGTAGCAGGAATGTCAAAAAACTTAAGGTCAAGAAATATCTTCTTTCCATTTTCCTTCAACTCATCACAAACCCTACTATGTTCCGAAAGAAATATTGAATGTATCTTATACCATGAGAAAAGTTCCCTAGTCCTAGAAAAAACTTTCTCAAATTCTGCGTAATCTACAACATCAACGGCTACTATTACCCTTTCAAGATAACTACTCATCTTTCATACCTCAACTTTTTAATCTCTTCCTCTATGGGGATGTTCTTTATTGGCATTTTCTCAAGAACATCAAAGTAGAATGTATTACCCTTTAAGAGCATATCCAAGTTTTCGCTAGTTATAGGGAAAAACCTAAACCTACCGAAGATACTTGCAAAGAATCTGACTAATGGGACAGGTAGATGAACCTTTGTGTAATTCCTCTTTCCTATGGCGGATGCAAATGTGTCTATAAACTCTTTGTAAGTGTATTCTTTAGGTCCTACTAAATTGAATTCCTTTTTGTTAATAGAAGGTTCGGTAATCAAATATGATATGAAATTTGACAAAGTTGTGATTGATATAGGTCTTATAACATAACTGCCATCTCCTATTATTGGAACTATACCAATTCTAACCATTGAGTAAATAAGTCTTGTGAATTCTCCGTCAGGA
This window of the Spirochaetota bacterium genome carries:
- a CDS encoding HPr family phosphocarrier protein, with protein sequence MIRKKFTITGKYGVHLRPAVRIYETVKDFKSRVEIKKDDNVVDARSTLGIIVLNILPGDTIEVIANGVDEEEVIQKLTELIEHKRLEEDKDD
- the pyrF gene encoding orotidine-5'-phosphate decarboxylase, whose protein sequence is MSSYLERVIVAVDVVDYAEFEKVFSRTRELFSWYKIHSIFLSEHSRVCDELKENGKKIFLDLKFFDIPATVEKHIRVVSRFSDMITIHLLSGRDTIRVAAEVSKECNTIPVGVSVLTSFTDDTIREIGICNSIVDEVLRLVELGIGCGITHFVCSPMEVKILKNRFDGITVITPGVRISSNVDDQKRITTPREAFASGADYIVMGRDLIRLTKVDDILSYI